Proteins from a genomic interval of Papaver somniferum cultivar HN1 chromosome 4, ASM357369v1, whole genome shotgun sequence:
- the LOC113275270 gene encoding uncharacterized protein LOC113275270 — protein sequence MLQPQYDFSFQNKRNEALEGLETDNSTCKAEQNLQFVFLYRAFTPFFKDNPTKTPADIAFFYKSCISSLNYFNSIIRTTFGSLRIANEDFLKRRKVKVVSKSKVKPELRTILMVPTTSTVEGIIFRTDATFIVSWFSLAKEACIILTLWIVEAESIHPVLRWKSTILDSKHTNDVVILCTGSLVILY from the exons ATGTTACAACCGCAGTATGATTTTTCCTTTCAAAACAAAA GGAATGAAGCACTTGAAGGCCTTGAAACTGACAATTCCACTTGCAAAGCTGAACAAAATTTACAATTTGTTTTCCTGTACAGGGCCTTCACGCCCTTCTTCAAAGACAATCCTACGAAGACTCCCGCTGATATTGCCTTCTTCTATAAATCTTGCATTTCTAGCCTCAACTATTTTAATTCTATTATTAGGACAACCTTTGGATCTCTCCGCATAGCCAATGAGGATTTCTTGAAACGAAGGAAAGTAAAAGTTGTTTCCAAATCAAAAGTAAAACCAGAGTTAAGAACAATTCTAATGGTTCCAACAACTTCAACAGTTGAAGGCATCATATTCCGGACAGATGCAACGTTCATTGTTAGTTGGTTTTCTTTGGCTAAGGAAGCCTGCATAATATTGACATTGTGGATTGTAGAAGCAGAATCAATCCACCCAGTATTACGATGGAAATCAACCATATTAGATTCAAAACATACTAATGACGTTGTAATTTTGTGTACCGGAAGTCTCGTTATACTTTATTGA
- the LOC113272416 gene encoding UDP-glycosyltransferase 90A2-like: MPSSSSSETPLHVVILPFMAKGHTIPLLHLTRLLFLHRSNIAVTIFTTHANSPFIRQSLHDTKASIIELNFPQKFHPEIPQGVESVDKLPSQSLLVPFCKGTKFLQPEFDTIFRSLRPNVSCLISDVFFPWSLEIAAKLSIPRLDFDGASNSAMVFYDILMTQEFLVDSDDELFSVIPSLPDIKLTKNDIEPEFSNPQPGEHTDFYTEVIMATSKSKGIIRNSFYELEPEFVDYWNRENSPKAWNIGPLCLLATKAVSCAEKPLWIQWLDERLEKGKSVLYVAFGSLAEVTVEQLREIAIGLENSGEHFFWVLRLPEPSIRDEFMSEFEERVKGRGLLVKNQWVDQVGILSHECVNGFMSHCGWNSVLESICESVPLLGFPITADQHLNARMVEEYFRIGVKVVTRNGSVRGFFGSECIENKVKELMDIEGEKGKEMRKNVRIFNEKARNAMVGGGSSWRTLNLLMDEVICNNALF, encoded by the coding sequence ATgccatcatcatcctcttcagaaACGCCTCTTCATGTAGTAATACTTCCATTCATGGCAAAAGGCCATACAATCCCACTTCTACACCTAACTCGTCTTCTTTTCCTTCACCGCAGCAATATAGCCGTGACCATATTTACCACTCATGCCAATTCTCCATTTATCCGACAATCTTTACACGACACAAAAGCTTCAATTATCGAACTCAACTTCCCACAAAAATTTCATCCAGAGATTCCTCAAGGAGTTGAATCTGTAGATAAATTACCATCTCAATCTCTCTTAGTCCCATTCTGCAAAGGGACCAAATTTCTTCAACCGGAATTTGATACAATTTTCCGGAGTCTCCGGCCGAATGTCAGTTGTTTAATCTCTGATGTTTTCTTTCCATGGAGTCTGGAAATCGCTGCAAAGTTAAGTATACCGAGACTGGATTTCGATGGGGCTAGTAATTCTGCCATGGTGTTTTACGATATCCTTATGACTCAAGAGTTTCTTGTTGATTCCGATGACGAGCTTTTCAGTGTGATTCCAAGTCTTCCTGACATCAAGCTGACTAAGAATGATATTGAACCCGAGTTTTCAAACCCGCAACCAGGTGAACATACAGATTTCTACACAGAGGTAATCATGGCAACGAGTAAGAGCAAAGGCATTATCCGGAACAGTTTCTATGAACTCGAGCCGGAGTTCGTGGATTACTGGAACAGAGAAAACTCACCAAAGGCTTGGAATATTGGACCACTCTGTCTACTTGCAACAAAAGCTGTAAGCTGCGCTGAGAAACCGTTGTGGATTCAATGGCTTGATGAGAGGCTGGAGAAGGGAAAATCCGTTTTGTATGTTGCATTTGGGTCTCTAGCAGAAGTGACAGTTGAACAACTGAGAGAAATAGCTATCGGATTGGAGAACTCTGGGGAACATTTCTTTTGGGTTTTGCGCCTGCCGGAACCGAGTATCCGAGATGAATTTATGAGTGAATTTGAGGAAAGAGTGAAAGGAAGAGGACTGTTGGTGAAGAATCAATGGGTTGATCAAGTTGGAATACTAAGTCATGAGTGTGTTAATGGGTTTATGAGTCATTGTGGATGGAATTCGGTATTGGAAAGTATATGCGAATCAGTACCATTGCTAGGGTTTCCAATAACAGCTGACCAACACTTGAATGCAAGAATGGTTGAAGAGTATTTCAGAATTGGTGTCAAGGTTGTAACAAGAAACGGTTCCGTTCGCGGGTTTTTTGGTTCGGAGTGTATTGAGAATAAGGTGAAAGAATTGATGGATATAGAAGGCGAAAAAGGGAAAGAAATGAGGAAGAATGTGAGGATTTTCAACGAAAAAGCTAGAAATGCCATGGTAGGAGGTGGGTCTTCTTGGCGCACTCTAAATTTGCTTATGGATGAGGTCATCTGTAACAATGCATTGTTTTAA